A segment of the Labrus mixtus chromosome 15, fLabMix1.1, whole genome shotgun sequence genome:
GAGAAGTGATGCCAGCTGCACAACCCTTAATGGCAAGGTTGGTGGAACTCAAATACTCTTGGAATAACTGAGATAGCTCTGTGGTAGATGCTGCATACttgtagtttgactttttgatAATTTGAGCTTAGCTTAAGTACAACACAAAGTTGATAAAACTTAACCTAATAAGTCAAGttcattttttagattttgctGTCAGTAAGTGATCACATGCCAACATTCAAAGTCAAAAATAATGTTCTAAAAACGTATGACCATCTTTTTCTTCTCGGCTGTACTGAGAGGAGTGATTACTTATTACATCTTACTCACTTATTTAATCGCTTTCTTATTGAACCAGGTGTACGTTTGTGGTGGCTTTAATGGGTCCGAGTGCCTGTCATCAGCTGAATATTACAACCCAGAGACCGACCAGTGGACACTGATAGCCCCCATGGGATTCAGGCGCAGTGGAGTTGGGGTCATCGCATATGCGAACCACGTTTTTGCAGTAAGGATATACTCTTGATACTTACATAACACATGACACTCTgcagcacaaagacacaaaaaatgtaAGCAGTAGTGTGAAATTCCCCAGGAAAATTGttagataaatataaatattgccttaaaacaacaacaattaacagttttactttaataatgttctactttttatccTAAATACTCCAAAAACTAATTTAGAGGTCATGGCCCTTCTTTACAAGGATCCTGAGTATAAAatgagattgaaaaaaaaacaatttaaagataaATCAATACTGATGTCTTCTCTTACAGGTTGGTGGTTTTAATGGAACCAGCCGTCTGGAAACTGCTGAGGCCTATAACTCCCTCACCAACACCTGGCACTCTCTGCCCTCCATGCTGAACCCTCGCAGTAACTTCGGCATTGAAGTGATTGATGACCACATTTTTGTGGTCGGGGGCTTCAACGGCTTCACCACTATCAATGATGTTGAAAACTATGACTTTGAAAAGGGTCAGTGGTCTAACACTTGTGACATGGAGATTTCCTGCAGTGCTCTGAGCTGCTGCATGGTGCACGGACTCCCCAACATGGAGGATTATGCTGCTCCTCGTCTCTCCCTTCAGTTCTCCGATGAGGAGATCGATGAAGTGGAGTAAAAAATATCCACCTGACATGAGCTGCACTgtgctgtaaataaatgtttcaatgcATGAAAATACTGTTATCGTTTCCAGTGATTACAAAGGTTTTCAGTTTGTGACAGCTTTGTGTAAAGGGACTGTTTTCAAACCTCTATGACCTTTGACCCTACAATTGAACACAGGGTATAAAAACTTacaaagaacagaaaagaagagaaatttACAGTCTTTAACAGTTTTAACCTTCAAGActtcaagtgtgtgtttttcttctttttttacttgttgGCTAATAAAGTCCACTGAGTACTCAATATTTAAGACAAACTATGTCCCCAAACTAAAACTGTGATAAGTAAACATCTAAGTGATAAATTCATTAACATGGGCCACACTGGTGGTCCAGGGGTGTATGATGTCCAAATAGAAGCAATATACCTGAGTCATGTCTGATCAGGAATCTTTGTGGCATGTCATGGCCcatttcatttaataatttCCTGTCTGATATCAACTGCACACTTTTAAATATGGTGAAATGCCTtcaaataaaatagataaatccacaagaaaatatcaaacatgagtACAATTCAACCAAAaagaggttttgtttttgtaaaagaaaagtaaGAGAAACTATGAGGCACTGAAACGTCAGAAACAAGGAGAGATTCTTTGAGAAAGAAGATTTGGATGATCTGTCCAAAGGTAAAGTAatttaaagtttgtaaaatCATCGAGTTAAATTATTTTGTGGCCTTACATCCAATGGAAGTCTATAGAGGATACAACTTTCAGTATGGGGCATCAGGGTCAAAGTTAGAGCCAGATCATTTAAAATCTTTCAATATGAGCTTTCATGAAACATCCCACTTTATACATTTTACTATCAAATacccacaaataaaaaaaactttgctggATTTTTCAGAAAGGATAGACAATGATAGACAATTtaagtcaaaaacaaaagaggataGATCATCCAGAAATCCCTTTTTTTGTACATGGGAGTGATTAATATTCAGATATTAACATCTCATAGTCCACAGGACTCTGAGTTTAATCCCCAGCAGACTGATTGTTACACATCAGTTTGTATGAGATCAGTTTGTGGATGGAGACATTTCCCtttcataataaaataatagtttCATACTTGTTGGAGGGAGCTATGTAAAAAAAGCAGGATTAACAGAAGCACATCCCAAGACCACAAATAACACCAAGGctcaacattttcattaaaacattttagtttttttgttaggaaataatttgttttgatcacaaataaaaaaaagtctccaacaAAAAGAGACCAATGCTTCCATAACAAATCTACTGTTCTGTGATCATTCAAGTAATTAATAAGATCATACAAATATATtatgttattgatttaaaatgtgggGCTTATTGTAGCTTTGCACAGAGCAACAATAGGCCTTACTGTAATTCATAGACTGCACATTCTGcttagtaaacatgtttcattaattATGAAAATACTTAACTGTAAATAGTGAAATAGTACATGATGTTCtagtaaaaatatattaatattgaATGGAAATCtaagtgcatttaaaaataaaccgTCAAGTCTCTAATCACACCTGTGGTTCAGTTAATCAACAAAATAACTGTAGTAGTAACTGTTAGTGAAGAGTTATGTAATGGCTTATTCCTTCACCACAACATTGATGGAGCTCTTGATGTTGTGCAGTTTGATGCTATCAAAGTTTACCAGCAGCACGCTGGAGCCAGCAGTGGTGGGTTTAAACTCAATGCTGGCCTTGGCTTCCTGTTTGATGCTCACAGCTCCaattctgaaaaaagaaataaatatatttatatatatacatcaaGCATCATCTGCCCCAAAAAAAGTCTCAATCTTTATGCAAAACAACGCAGAAAAACATCCAGGCTTTATATTATTAATGTTAaggttttctttaaagatttactgTGATTATAACTGCAAATCAACAAACCATTTCCTATTCCTAATGAGGAGTCGTTTTTTAAATAGTAGAAATAAGAATCATTGTGTGACAGTTGAAAGGAAAAGATCTCTTTGATTTAGGCTGCTTTTGAGTTTCAGCAGGCGTACCTTTTGTAGCTACATCACAATTAGTTACAGTTAATACATTATCTTTCATAAGAAGCTAAACTGTAATGACAGTAATGAAATTATTCACACATTAGAACGTAACAGTAGAAAATAGTAAGGGAGAAAAGATACAATTGATATAACTGAATCTACAGTTGGGTGTTGACATACTTCTTTGTTATTGGTTTGCCGTCAGTGAGGCCGACCCCCTCCACAGTAAAGCTGCAGTCCTGCAGAGTCTCCGGTAAAGGGTTCAACAAGCTCAGCTCAGCTGTCACAGACTGGTTCAGTTTGACATCTCCCACCAGCTGCAGATAAACAGGTTTCATCATGAAAAAGATggtatactgtatattgtaaACATATTATATAATGCCTATGAACTACTGAACCAACCTATCACAGTGTCAGTCAGGTCAATTAGATGATGaagaaaaatcattaaaaacatttcttttgacATGGCTgtaaagccccccaaaaaaatttGGATTTACAATAAGTAGGAAAAAAAGCAAGTCAAAGACTAAAGGTTAAAAAGTTGACACAGTTTATATTACTCATGTAAGTTAGTCTCCACATTCACCTTGATCTGTATCTCTGGCTCATCTAGGACAATGGTTTTCTCAGCCTTATTGTAATTGATGGTCTTCTTGTCGATGGTGATGGCTGACAGCTGGATCAACCTGTCGGAGGTGATTACTGACCCATAACTGTCATACTTCAGTTTGAGGGACAGACGTTTCtctgaaaaacataaaacattggATATTACATGTAGGTCATTAAATAATCACAGAGCAGGTTCAGCATGGTAGAAGGAGGTTTATGTGAGATTGTTAAATTCACCACTCAGATACTGTGGTGTGAAGTGTTTTTCTCAAGCTCAAACTGACCTTCTCCAGAGGGCACCTCCACTTTGTCTGAAACAAATCCACAGCTCTCGCCTTGTCGTCCGTTGTAGCCGACAGCTCGTGCAAAGAACAGGAAGGTGCACGTCCTGGTATCCATGCAGTTGTTAGTAAGGACAGCGTTCACCTCGAAGTCTGAACCCACGATCATGTTATCCGCCAGTTTGATCTTAAATGACAataagttgatttttttaatggaattcacaaacttcaaaatgaattcttctcttcaaaataaaattaatgcATTGAAATATTTTATATGTGAACTAGAGCTAGGTGGCTCTCTGGGCACATgataaaatgttacatttaaaaaaaatccccactgCAAACACAAATGGGGCTTGCGTGCCAGTTAGCAGTCGTACATGACAATCACATGTCTTTTGTGTTCCTGTCATACCACTGATGGGTATATTCCAACACATGACTGCAGTTCCTCTCTTTTTAAACCACAGTTTGCCTGATTGGAATTTACTGGCATACTTTTTGATCCAGTTACGTTTACATGTATATCATCTATCTATGTGCCTCTTTGGAGCTCTACTTTCCAGCTCAGTACGTTTTAGAATAATTGAATTAACAAACACCTTAAGACGGAGCCCtggctcttctcctctctgctgtaaCTTGTTGTGGTGTTGAGCCTTCTCATAcactctcctctcatcctctgaGCCTGAAGAACATCAgtcacacataaaaacacattcctGATAAGTTTTATGGCCAAACAGCAATGCAGTGAGACTTCaatttataaatgtaataatcTTTGTGGTTTTGTGTATAATGTATGTGGACTCTGCCGTACCTTCTGGATACTTATActgatgtgtgatgtcatgtcgCTCATCTGAGCCCACAGCCTTGGTGCTGATGAATTTTCCAACAGACTTAGTTGATCCACTGAACTGGACAAACTCCCCAGTTGACAGTTGCACCAATTCCACAACATCTGCATTAACCTAACTCCATGCACATTATGAAATGACATCAAATCATTCTGATTAGAAAGACAATTAAGGCAATAGTCAGTATGCAGGAAGAAAACAGGCACCAAAAGCAATTTAAGAAATCTGTAACAGCAGATatctttacaaataaacacagaatcTCTGAAAATATCAGAAAGCAGAGTGTATCAGTCTCATTAAGATGGTTTAGCGTGGATCAGGccaaagtgctttgagtagtcagaagactagaaaagcgctatacaagctcaagtccatttaccatgtagCACACAGTGAACTGAATGTCCATCTAAATGAAATAGAAGtacatttctgtattttatttcttgtaAATGTTACGCTAAATTGCCCAACAGCTCACCTCAGCAAAAATGAACGGTGCATCATACTTCTTGGTCATCTCTCCCTCCTTTATGGCCCTCAGAGAAGCCGGCCCGCAACAGAAAACacctgacagaaacacacatacagagacagggTTCATTTTACCAGCTTGTacacacaaagtgacacatttAGAACATAGGCCTATTCAAGATAAGTACTTTGAgtgataaaataaagaaacatctcatgtttaaaaaagatttgAGCTGGAAGATCATCGCCAAAGAAAGTCGATACTTTACTGAAATTAGTGTCTAAATACCAAAAGGAGGAGTCTTGAAAATTGTGTGAGCACCGGGCTGTATGAGACTTTTTTTAACCTAAAGTAACActgttgtaaaaagaaaacaatacttTGTAATGTGTATTTATCAAAGCAGGACATTTTAAGATTGACACATAACATATATGCATATGTGTCTCGAGGAAAGTCATGTGAACATACCAACCACACATTTCCCACCATATAAACCACACCTGAGACTACTGCCAGAAACAGAAACTAACCGCTGTGGTCAAGTCTTGTGACTTCATACACAGCTcaaaatacatacatactttCTTTTACTATtttgtctttgctttgtttctgctttgCCAGTTCAACAAAAGATTGTCAGTTCAAAGTCTTAAATGTAAGACCTGCATTTGGACAACAGGACTTTTCAAAAGTTTTTGGAAACAGGACGAACAACAGGACGTCAAGTTACCATCACTTGTCTCCTGCGGGGTTGGGTCACTGGTTTGCCACCCATCAAACTCTGTTCCCAAATCAGGACGAGTCATCCAGCTGTCCACCCAAACATGGAAGTTCCtgtcaaataataaaataaaggaaaataactAAAATCAGTGAAATAAtgactaaaaataaaatggaactATTCAAATTGGTTCAGCAGAGGCCAACAAGAGACGttcatacagtgcatgtttTACAACTCAATAACTTACCAAACCGAATCACCTCCAGAAATCCTTTCTCCGTTTTCATCATAAAGGTTTTCAATCACCAGGTTGGCATCCGAATCGTGAGCGGATCCAAAGTTAGTAACCACTCGACATGGGATTCCCAGGGCACGGGACactggaggaggaaaggagagtcACACTTCATCAAGCCTGCTATCTTCAGCGCACACTTGAGATAGCGTCTGTCATCAAGGACTAGAAATAAAGACATCCAATTAATATATCACACGAGGCAGATGGCTTTTAATCCTTGAGATTAAATTCTAAATTAAAAGTTTAGATGGAAAAGTTTGTCTGGAGGTTGTAACTTGAAAGAAGCTCTAACCTGTGCATGCAATAGCAGCAAACACCCAACATTGGCCGTAGCGGACCGGGCCACTTTCTGCCCACTTCCGCAAAATTTCCCCACTGCCAGTCCACATTCCTGGATGAACCCCGCCGGAAAACTCTTCCCACTCTCCAACCAGCACCCCTCTGTCATCATTACTGTTGATCTGAGGGCACAGACAAAGGTTCCCGTAAGGcaacagagaaaaagggaaTCAAATTTATAATCATGAGCATActtatcattttctttttgcatgcTTTCTAAGCGGAACAACAATTTCGAAACAATTTGTCAAGGTTTCAAGttttttgatttcctttttatttttaactccaGCTCTTTTATGGTAAAAGTATTCTGAGCAATTttgccaaaaataaaataaattaagcaaaaaacaaacaaacattgaacaagagaaatacaaaagaGCATTCCTCTGTGCCATCAGGTATCCTAAAGAATCATTATTTTAGCGTCAGATTTCATCAGAACTTTCATTAGCATTAGAACGATTATGCAAAATTTTACATTGTTAGAAGATCTTAGAAGTTAAATAGTGGAGCACATAGCTAACCAGCCACAATGGCTGATATATTTCAAGCTTAGTGcaacaaacatgaaatatttgactttctatgtgaaaaacatatttcaggGGTGGATCCTAGGAGAGTAAATGGTAAAAGATGACAGGCCACACACATATTCCCATTCACAcgcacattcaaacactgatgttgGAGGCTGCCATGCAAGGTGCCAACCTGTCAATAGGGATCTtatctcattcacacacacagtgtgtgacACACTTATACAGTGATAGATATGCTTCAAGTGGCTATTTTAAGTTTCAGCATTTTGCCCAAAGACACTTCAACATGCAGACTGGATACATGGGAATCAGACCAGCTCTACCTTCTGAGCCATAGGAACAGAGGAAGTGTAAATAAAGACTGTGTAAAACAGGTAGCTTCAAATATATCAACAATTAAGGAGTCCATTGTGGACAGACAATGTCGTCTTACATGATTAAACTAGATCTAAAGATCAGAACTATTGACAGTAAACAAGTTTGTAATGGGAGAATGGTAAATGGATAAAGCACGTTTCTAGCCCTCTGACCaatcaaagcgcttttacacacCCCGTCTCACATTCACCCACACTTGTTAAAAACTGGTGTTAGAGACTATGATAAGTGCCAGGCTGCCCACTACTGAACTGAGGCTGACACACATTCATACCCTGATAGTTTTGTCATTGGGAGGAATGTTGGGGAttaaaccgcctaccttctggTATGTACGTAGCTACACTTAAATACAGACAATAAATAACTTCCAGGACAATAGTGATTCAAGACAAACGTATCATATAAGCTATATATAGTGCATAACTGTCATGGTTATCATTACAGCCAAGGGGCGAACCTGGGGTGGTAAATGCATACTAAATTGAAATAGCCTTGGATTTTGAAATCAGCTATTTTGGCTCACAGcagtaaaaacacactgacagacttTAATTTATTACAGGGCACTTGGCCACCTGCTTTAAATCTATACTGCCCAAGCCAAAACTCCAGTCTTCCCTGCAGTTACTATCACAAATGTAGCCCAGGGAGAACAGAAAGCTTCAAAAGAATGACAGAAGTTTCCCTGCAGAACTGAAGCACTACAAAGAGGCATATTGAGGGGTGTTATTGTGCAACCATTGTCAGTGTAGGAGCCCCATTGCCCTGTCTGCAATACATAATGGTTATTCATCAACTAATTTAATGGAATCCATTTGGCCTCAATTTTTTAATAAAGCCGTGGCCCACCATGGCACTCAGCACCCTGGTCACGTAGATGGGATTTCTCCTGGCAAAGCAGTCCTTGTCAGCATCAGACACAAATTTTGGGTTGTCGTCAAGAATCTTCAGACAGATGTCCAGGATCCCTGATTCAAActgatggaaaaacaaacaatggacAGGCAACAGAGGAACCATTAGAGACACTAGATGAGCTGCAtggatttttatttgttatattcCTATTGGGTTCATAGAAATCAATCCAGTGATTGATAAACACAAGtggatattaaaaaaatcataagTGAAGAAGCattcagatttcatttttttcagtgtgaATAGTTTAATGCACTTTTCTTTGACATATAAAGTTTACCTGTCCAAAGTTCCAGGGTTTCCCTTTGATTCGTTTATGTGTTCCTCTGTAGACTTGCCCATGCTGTTCTAAAACATACTCCTGCCTCTTTGTCTCACTGCGCATGTAAACAGCATCTCCTGTGAGTGAGTCCATGGAGAGCACCAACACATTTAAACCAGCATAATAACATCTACTATACTAATAATAGTATATTTCTGAATACAATCAGGCCAACATGTTGGAGGGTTGTGGTGCAATATAAGTTATGATTTGATAtaggtttttttaatgttcattacATGACGTGCATGAACTTTACACAATAATCATGTATAAGAAATTAAGTACAAGTTGTTTATGGAGAAAgtcaagacataaaaaaaaatcttaagaaatattttttaaatgtactcaCCGTGACACCAAGCATTAAAAAGCAGGGTGAACTTTCCTAAACTGGTCTTCTGACCCTCTTGGTCCAGAGTTAGGGAATACACCCCTATAGGGGCATTGGGTGAGGAACAGATGGATACAGACACTCTGTTTCCAGAGGGATCATTAGAGGCAGATGCACTCCACTCAGTGTCTACTATAGACTCGCTGAGACCAAAGGAAGCCTTGGTGTCTGATTCTTTTCTAGGTAACGGACctttagagaaagagagagagggttgggAGCATTACATTTAAAAGCAGGTGAGAGAAACATAAATCCTCTTCACACACTGGGGATGTATAGCCTACATACTGTACACAACTCCACATCCTATTTATCTCCACAGTGAAACAAGAAGCTTACCAGTTTCAACTATGAGTGTGAAGTTTGTTTCACCCGGTTTGAACTCTCTGCTCCCGGGTTTCAGATGTAGTATAACGTTGAAGGGCTGTCCCCTCCTGACAATCAAACGCTCCTCTGCACATCGGTCTGTGtggtggctgctgctgttgttcttAATGTCCAGATCGCAGCGCTCAATGTCCAACACTGTGCGTAAAGAAGGGAACGCGCAGAATCCACATCACATCAATGAAAACTTCTCCAAACATcaagtaaaacaaaatgatttaatcAACTTTCATCCCCCCTCGCAGTTTGTTCAGATGATATATCacacccaaaaaaaatcaccaagACATTCCTCTTTGCAGATACCGTTACTGTGTTTTTATATCCTGAACGTCACATGTCACACCTGATACTCAACAGGAGACCCATCGAAAATAGTAACACTGGGAGAATCTGCGTCTTCAGTTGTAAATAATAGTTCTTCATATCGACCAATGTCTTGAATTATCAGAGAAAAATAAGTTTTCGTTTCCTTACCTTGACTCATGTCTGCAGTAAAGTTCTTGTCTCTTGACATTTGAGAAGAAAGCCACACTTCAGCTTCAATGTGACCCGCAGAGCTACTGCTCCTCAGGGATATTTGTAGCATCTGAAACCCGATCGTTACGCCCCCATCCGTCTATTCGTCACACATTACTCTGTTTTTAGTCAGCAcaatttcttcctctttctgctttAATTTGACCATGAACTTTTCAGTAAAGgttatttttaacttaaaaatagGCCTTCTCGAATCAAACTATCAAACTTTTACTTAAGTTGGTCTTTTGCAGCAAAACTAATGcctaaaaacagtttaaacgtctttctgttcagtttgtcaCATCACATGACAACAAATGAAAGTGATCTACATTTAATAGAttaatgaagacaaaagaagacaacaaaaatgtgttcataaattatgtatttattatttggcTTTAACATTTGGTGTATGACTTTATAAATcgtaacaaaatgttttattgaaatgagtcaGACATATAGAGTAGATatattacatttataaaatcCAAACAATCTATACAGTTTTATtcgtttttcttgttttgctaAGTATTCAAAAAGCTACTAAACACATTTCTCACTTTCAGCTCAGACTGATGACACTTCAGTTTTAGGATGTCAGTTATCGCCAACAGgtcatgaacttttttttttcttatttgttgaaCAGATGCAAGGAACTGACAAGTTGAACAGAATCCACATATGATGACATTTTATCAGAGTATGTACTCACtgttacatttctaaataaactTAAAGGACAGATAAACAGAGTGTGTTGATGTAAACATCGTCAATGGCTGTCATTCTGAGGAATAAAGTAAAACATCGTCACAGGCTGATGCCACGTTTGTATGTTACTGCAATCTGTCTCGTCATTCTCCAAAGGTTGCACAGAGTTCAGAGGAAGGACACTGAAGTGAAACATCTccataagaaaaagaaatattcaGAAAGAAAGcaagcaagaaagaaagaaatcaagaaaaaaatcaagactaCAACAATGGCATTGACCCCGTATTTGTATAAGAaaataacagaataaataaagacattaataAGGTAAGGAAGTAACCAATAGAAAAGATGATagcacacaaaacaacaaatgtatAAGTAGTGTCATAAAAGTGAGTGGATTTTAAGTACATTTAACACACATTGACCCTTTGACCTCAAGATCATTCAAGATCATGAACACTGTTTGCACAGACAATAAATTCACAGAAGAATGACAAGAATGGCATAACTCATcgatcaaataaatgaaaagaaataccTTCCTTCGCTTGTCATAAAGGAGCAGAAGCTGGAACACTAAGAAGTGGAGAACCATTAGTCGACCCTAAATAACAGTTAGTGGTGTTTGCCTGTACAACCAATAAAGTACATGCAAGAGTTGGACTATTTTCAAATCCAAGTGTGAAAACATACAAGCAAGTGGTCTCTCCCTTTTCATAAATTATTAAATATAACACAATTGTAACAGTTTCCAGTCACAAAGTTAGAAAAGATAAACACTTACACAGTGACAACTCAAGCCTAAagactggttaaaaaaaaataaatgattgagAATCCTTCAGTGTCTgagaaaaaaagtatgtttctaTATACATccatatttattattgactaCGCCATCAAACGCTTTAGATGAACATATTGGCACAGATATCCATTTATAGTTATCTGAGCTAAATGAGTGTTTAGCTAGTGCTGGGCTTAAGGCCAGCGGGAGGCTCTGGACTTGAACTGTGTATTggtctgcattatgtttcccaTGTCATCTTGTAACCAAAACAAAGTTgtcctgtttgaaaaaaaaaatcaaaaaactgCTTCTTCAGCAACACTTTGACAGCTAATGAATAATAATGAGtgtaaaacaaagagagaagcaTTCTGTATCACTGGACTGAAGTGGTTTCTCTGCTCTTGAATACAGACGCTGGTCAGGTATGATTGTTCCACTTTAGTTACTGACTTCTATGACAGTAGTAAATATAATCTATTATTCTTCAAAAATACCGTAGGCTGTACAGAAAAGCTGAcacatcaaaacacatttatttaaatgtatcctTTGACCAAAACTATTGGTTTCTCATTGCAGCACATCTCGTAGACTCAGAACATGTGGGCTAAATCTGACCTGAGAGACAGTTAAACCTGGAAAAACAC
Coding sequences within it:
- the LOC132989786 gene encoding protein-glutamine gamma-glutamyltransferase 2-like, producing the protein MLQISLRSSSSAGHIEAEVWLSSQMSRDKNFTADMSQVLDIERCDLDIKNNSSSHHTDRCAEERLIVRRGQPFNVILHLKPGSREFKPGETNFTLIVETGPLPRKESDTKASFGLSESIVDTEWSASASNDPSGNRVSVSICSSPNAPIGVYSLTLDQEGQKTSLGKFTLLFNAWCHGDAVYMRSETKRQEYVLEQHGQVYRGTHKRIKGKPWNFGQFESGILDICLKILDDNPKFVSDADKDCFARRNPIYVTRVLSAMINSNDDRGVLVGEWEEFSGGVHPGMWTGSGEILRKWAESGPVRYGQCWVFAAIACTVSRALGIPCRVVTNFGSAHDSDANLVIENLYDENGERISGGDSVWNFHVWVDSWMTRPDLGTEFDGWQTSDPTPQETSDGVFCCGPASLRAIKEGEMTKKYDAPFIFAEVNADVVELVQLSTGEFVQFSGSTKSVGKFISTKAVGSDERHDITHQYKYPEGSEDERRVYEKAQHHNKLQQRGEEPGLRLKIKLADNMIVGSDFEVNAVLTNNCMDTRTCTFLFFARAVGYNGRQGESCGFVSDKVEVPSGEEKRLSLKLKYDSYGSVITSDRLIQLSAITIDKKTINYNKAEKTIVLDEPEIQIKLVGDVKLNQSVTAELSLLNPLPETLQDCSFTVEGVGLTDGKPITKKIGAVSIKQEAKASIEFKPTTAGSSVLLVNFDSIKLHNIKSSINVVVKE